The sequence TGATGAGATCTGCTCCCCCGTTTCTTCTCTACCAAAGAAGGATTGAAGAAATGTTAGGGAATGTCCCCTCTTCCTTGGGCTCTGATCCTCCATCTGATATTAAAAGACATACAGGAGAACAGATCTCCCCCGTGTGATGTTAAGAAGCCTTAGTCACATTCccaggtattaaaggggttctaatGGGAATGGTCAATGGTCccaagcaacctgtcctagaatgtgactaGAACTGGTTTCCTCCAATAGCTGAGCTGATTAATGGGGTGAGGGATGTGAAGCCACCATGCAGCCCTGGCAATAAGAAATTGCCTCCTCAGTTGACAGTGATAAGATATATATTTTGCCTCTTATTTTACTGATTGGTAAGAATGTCTAACAGTCTTCTGTGTTATCCTCGCATTATATTCATTTTGTTACTTTTCTCACAGATTCTATGCCGCTGAGCTCGTGTGTGGCATCCAATTTCTCCATTCGAAGGGAATCATCCACAGAGACCTCAAGCCCGAGAACatcctggtggctgagacgggccATATTAAGATCACGGATTTCGGTCTCGCACTTGACAACATGCTTGGAGACCGCACAGCCACCGAATATGCTGGGACAAAGGGCTATGTGGCTCCTGAGGTGAGAAAAAGGGGGTTTCCTCATTTCCACCATTCCATTtgtattaaagtggttttccaggttTGGAATATCGGTCGCATATTCTCAGCTTCAGCCATTAATATcacattggtggaggtctgactcttGGCACCCCCACCTATTACCTGTTTGAAGGGTCCTCATTGATGGTCTGAGCTCTATCTCATTGATTACTGCACGCCACCTACCTGATGCCGGCTACTGCAGCTTCTTCTCATTGACGTGAACGGGACAAGGCTGCAATAACCTGCAGGTAGCGCCcggcccttcatacagctgattggtggggatgtcgagagtcagaccccaactgatcggatactgatggcctattctgaagaAAGATAATGAATATTCTGAACCCAGAAATCCATTTAATAATGGTAATTATTCTTATTATTAATCATTCATCTTCAGATCATTATGTATTGATGAATGCCTCATCTTAACTCATTCCTTTTTACAGACACAGGGGAAGAGTTATCAAGACTCGCACTTTCTGCGCCGGTATTGATATCTCCTGTGTTGCTCCTGCAGTCCATGTCCCAACCAAAAATCTACGACATCTCCGAGCGTCCGTACATTTCTGGCTTCAAATGTACCAGAAAACTGTCACAAATAAAGATAAATTATTCATGGGTGGCTGACCATGCCCctgtgacaaaaaacaaaacagcaattctggcgttgagatgtttttttagttttttttatggtgttctctTAAcagcaatacttctgtattattgCAAATAGTTATTTTCATGCTTTTTTCTACAGAGTGTATGAGGTGCCCCGACAGCAGCAGATGACCTTGTGGTTACAGTTTATCTGCAGCTGGATGGAGGCAGAACATCTTGTCCTCATTCAGCTAAACACCTTGTGTGACCCAATACTACGCTATGCCAGCAATGGCCTGAGCACCTACAGTGCGGGTTTATAGTATAAGCCGTGTAGTCACTCTTCTTTCCTTTCTTGCAGATGCTGGCTAAGGAGGAGTATGGCGTCGGAGTGGACTGGTATTCATTTGGTGTCATCTTAAATGAAATGCTCACCAGTGAGTGCACTTACCAACCTGCACTGTTTGACAAAACACGCTCCGGCGCTAAAGACATCATTAAAAAGGTCAGTATGTTCCTACATGACACTACTGTACTGTATACAATGTTACATGACAACCTGTGATAGGAGACATCTCCCCCTACAATGCCCCATAGTGCACCAGGATCTCCTTCACTAATACTCA is a genomic window of Bufo bufo chromosome 1, aBufBuf1.1, whole genome shotgun sequence containing:
- the LOC120987514 gene encoding protein kinase C delta type-like yields the protein MKGRLDIPSARFYAAELVCGIQFLHSKGIIHRDLKPENILVAETGHIKITDFGLALDNMLGDRTATEYAGTKGYVAPEMLAKEEYGVGVDWYSFGVILNEMLTSECTYQPALFDKTRSGAKDIIKKLLQRDPAKRLGVHGNIRGHHFFQHIDWVSVEALRMAPPHIPVPSTPQCCARQFNLGTMEAAAAKKGPLPSKHQAIFRGFSFVTR